The following proteins are encoded in a genomic region of Triticum dicoccoides isolate Atlit2015 ecotype Zavitan chromosome 1B, WEW_v2.0, whole genome shotgun sequence:
- the LOC119312723 gene encoding uncharacterized protein LOC119312723, with product MPGRPRNNDRKREEGEAPKGKKMSKHGTKITCSMCGHKGHNKTGCHKNPEKGKKKNAFLKKTGRKMKSSEQANIDAQIRSSQQAKSIGEVQAQAGSNGGKRKATKKQNVQSKKKSKM from the exons ATGCCAGGTAGGCCTAGGAATAATGACAGGAAGAGGGAAGAGGGAGAAGCACCAAAAGGAAAGAAAATGTCAAAGCATGGCACTAAAATTACTTGCAGCATGTGTGGCCATAAGGGGCACAACAAGACAGGTTGCCACAAGAATCCTgaaaaggggaagaagaagaatgcCTTCCTGAAGAAAACAGGCAGGAAAATGAAGTCATCTGAG CAAGCAAACATTGATGCTCAAATCAGATCAAGCCAGCAAGCTAAAAGCATAGGAGAAGTTCAAGCACAAGCAGGATCAAATGGTGGGAAGAGGAAGGCTACCAAAAAACAGAATGTGCAATCCAAGAAAAAATCAAAGATGTGA